The genomic DNA TTAGTCAGGCCACCGGTTTGTTGCGTTGTCACGCCCATGCGATAACAACTGGCGAGCTGCTCCGACCTTCTCAGATAGGGCCATAAATCAGCACACCGAAACGGCCATCGGTGGGACATAAAATTCGAACACGAACACCTTATCTAAATTGGTGCCTCCGGTCATGAAATTTGTAACGATTCATGGTTTCGCTGTGTGAAGTAGTGCCGGCTCAATGAGTCTATTATCGTGTAATCCAACCAAGATCCAAGGTAAAAGGGCGAAGTGGTCGGTGAGGACACTGGGAGAAACGCGGCCACAGAAATAACCCAAAAATCGGAAGCATCGATACCGTTGGAAAATGTCGAGGAGCTACTACTATTTTTTAAGATTATTATgggctttttttattgttttatgcgtacatgttgttttgtttgctggtgTCCAGACGGAAGCCTCCCCCCTGGCTGGGCTGGGCACCACCTTCCTTACGCTTAACGAAAGCTGTCTACTTCCGGAACGGGCTGATCGGCGATCCCAACCAGGTGGTAATGTACTGCTCGGCCATTTGCTTCGTTTCGAGCAGCTCCTCCGAATCCATGCCGCTGATCGAGATGACATCCTCGGCGAAGAATGCACGCGGCGTGACGCGCGCATTTGCCAGCAGGTTCGTGTACTCGGTGATGGACACCTGGCGGAATGGGTCGAGCTCACCGTTCGTGTACAGCACGTTGGTGACACGCGGATCCGTAGCACCGAAGTGGAAGTTGGTCAGACGGACACCTTCGTACACGACCTCCTCGGTAATCCATTCGCCGAACGCAGCCTGACACTCGGCCAGGAACAGATCGTACGTCACCTTCGATCCGAACGGCTGATCCGGCGAGGACGTCGTCTCGAAGTATCCGAACTCGGTACAATCGTGGTAGACGGACTGGCGCAGTCCATACTCCAGGTTGGCCGGCGCATCCACATCTTCATCGGTCAGATAGCGGATAAAGTTCTCGAGCGACAGGTCGAAGCACTCGCGCGCCTCCGAGTACCGTTCGGTCAGGAAGGCAGAGAGAGCTTCCAGGCCGGTGTTGAACTGATCGTCGGTGAGGGCGTCACACACGCGACCAATGTTATCGATGTCAAAGTCCTCCACCATGGCCGCCTCGAGCGAAAGCATCATGGCGAAGAAGAAGGCCTCAACCTCGAACTGGTTCTCCGCGTCGACTGGCTCGCAGGTGTTGAACATCTCCGACACCATTTCGGTAACGCCGGCATCGATCAGGTTTTCGGCAGTGTGGAAAGCCTGGAAGATGCGGTTGTAGCACTGGTCGCTACCCTTCACGCGGATAATGTTGCCGACTTCCACAGCGAACTCCTCGAAGTTGGTGGTGGCACGTACCGGAGCGCTGGAGGCCCAGGCACCGTCGATGATGTTGGGGAAGCGCTGACGGGCCCAGGAAGCGAGAGTACCCGCGTATCCGGCACCGTGCAGAATGACGCGTGCGTTCGGGTCTCCCATAACTTCACGGCGCAGGAAATCGATCCATTCGATCAGATCGAACAGGACCTGCTCGGTGCGCATGAAGCGCAGGTTCTCGGTCGAGTAGTTCCTGTGATACGATGGGACAAAGAACACGGTTAAGAAAGCGGGTGTTGGACATACATAACTTATTTAGAGACACTTACGGGACAGGGTTACTACCACCGAAGTAGCGATGCTCGTTCGTCGCCAACCACGCTCCCTCCATCGCGGCCACATCGCGGAAATGGCTGTTCTCCATGAAGTACGGATTGATCGGATAGTGTCCACCGATCACGACAAACAGTGGGCCCCCCTCACGGTAATACTGGTCATTGTGCAGATAGTTAAACTCGAACGTGTCCCGGTTCTGTGGGTCAAAGTGGTTCACGCGCGACGTGAAACGGCCCTCGACCGTGCGCGGGCTCTGCGACACGTAACCCTTCGGTGGGACGATGCCCTCCCTGCGAGCGGCCAACCGTTCAATTCCCGGGAACGGACGGCGCACCTTGTCGACCGATTTGCCCGACGCAATGACAATCGcgcccagcagcaacagtgctGCCACCTTCACACTCGCCGAGCTGTACTTCATCCTGATGCGCTTGCTGTACGATTAACGACTAAACGGTTTCCCGTCGGGTGCGCGACGGTTAAATAGTACCGCAGCAGGACTCGTCTGCGGCGCCTACCCTgacacaaaacacaccacGTCTGCCACGACGAGACCCGATCCGATCCGGTGGCCGTAATCCTTATCGTAGTTTCTATTATCGAAGTAAACACTTTTTCCCCCCAAACCATGACATGGCGAAGAATGGCCCCGGTTCGGAAGCCGCACAACCGCGGGTGGGTAGGAAGGTCACACACAATTCCGGCGGGACGTAGTCGTGACAGTACGGTTGCGATATCACGCGGAAGCTGAACGACGCAGGATGGAGAATTGGACAAATCATCATCGATATACATAGAAGTGGTGGACGCGGGATTTGAATCAGCAGCAAGCCCTCTCTTATCTTATCCATCTGAAGTGATGCACTTTAATTGTTCGGTAATGGTTGTAATGGAAGGGCGAGTGGGAGGAGGAGCTCTACAGTAAACTCCCAAGGATATCTACTTTTGAAGCAATGAGATTTATGGATATGATTAATTTCATAATGTTGCTCAAGAGCAAATTTGATAAGGAAGTGGAGTTCAGGTGGAGTTACAGATACGTCAAAGCTCGTCATTTAGTGCTGATTCCGTCAGGCGATTTTAAGTGGGTTAGATAAAATGGTACATAAACTTATTACCATTGCCACCCCCATTTATAGcaaaaatcttttttaaattacttttacaTTCTATATACTCACACACGGTCACTTTTTTGCTACTACGGATGGAGTAAAAGCAAGGAGATTCAAAACAGCACTCACGTGCGCATGCTTGGATTGCATAACTTGCGGCTTCATAGCAAGCAGTAATGGGTATTGCATACTCATCAGGCGTTATAGTTGTAATGTCGACTTTCTTTTTAAGGAAAAGCTGTTGGGTGATGTTTGTTGCTACGTATTCTATAGCTTACATTGTTTTACCATTTTAGAAGATGTTGCTAAAATCTGAGCGTTGTATTATTAataaagtaatattaaaaGACATTACAAGGTGATCGAAATTAGTTTGAATACATGTAGCCAGATATAGCCTCATATATAGGCTATCTTTTGTTTAGTATTTGTGACTTGTTATCATTTATCTCTTTCAGGCTTTTTTACtgttgaaaatgttttccaaaaTGATCAGCTAGGGAGGCTCGGTCGATAAGCTGTTATTCAGCATCCAACCATCTCACAAAAATCCCGCGGTTTAAAAGCGACGCGTTAATGatggtttggggggggggggggggggtgatttAAGGAAAGCTCTTACTGGTTTTATTGCAAAAAGCATGAAAAACTAAGCTTGAAACTATAACAACGAGGTTCTGGAGAAGGTTGTGGTTCCGGTAACTCTAAGCTTTTACGGCATGGATCATGACGGTTTATGCGGTCCAATCCTCACCTTCAATTCCTCACCTATCCAAGCGTACTGTCGAGTGAATTTGACTGATGCTAATCCTAAACATGCCAAAACTCTTTTAAGAAGCAAATATCCAAGATATAGGACAAGATACCGATGAAGCAGTTACATGCTCAACACCGTACACCGAATAAACGGATACAAACACAATACTTGGCTTCATACTTAAGGTAGTGCAAagcaatcttcttcttccttggcactacaacctcgaaaggtcttacAACCGCCCCTATACCATACCATGTGAAATTGGAATACAAATTTTCGTTACAAAAGGAAATCAGAAAATGAGTCTTGCGATGCCTTGAGTGCAATACATGAGTCGGCGTAGTTTTTTTGGAAACGTTCTACGTTAACTCAGTCGTTTAGCAGCTTTATCTACttgatatattttatttaaccaTTAGATCAATTTAAAACTGTTTTGCTCAAGATTCTTGCTCAGTTCAGATCAGATAAAACCTCAGATCGGTCTAACCGGACATGAGTTTCGAACGGTAGCGATCATTTTGCGGACCCCCGAAGTGATAAGAAAATATAGTCACGTTACACGCATCGAcatagcaacagcaacaatcgGAAGATTGCTCTTGAAACTTCCGCCCAGACGTGGGTTTCCGCACCTCATTCGGGAACACATTTAAAAAGTGCAAGACGTTTAGATGAACAATATTTTTCTATAAACTTTTGCGTGTTgaagacttcttcttccttggcactacaaaacctcgagagatctcggcctgccatttctggctttctgtgactagaatttacccgtagaaaagtagtcagccctacgtacgggaagtcggtctggatgggaattgaaccccgcacccctgccgtgtgaaaaccggcgccgttatcgccttgaccaccggaccgccccaattttGAAGAGTTCTGCGTAAAATTGTGAACACTCATTTTAGGGAAAGGTTTTCACTATATCACTGTATCATACTATATCCTATTCCACTATTTTCTCTAGAAACTAAGGGCTGGACGTTTTCTAGCGAGATCAGGAATGAATAAAATGAACCTCCCTTCTTGGCACGATTGCATTGCTGCGGgtagcaaataaaacaaatagtGTTTTAATAGAGTTTTCATTTTCGGTATCAAAAAGCTCCAAAAATGTGAGGTTGGATATTCGCTGAAGTCATAATTTGTTCCAACCGGTTGAGTTGAATGTGCCTGCGCTAGACAAGGATGAATCTGTATCTATTAGAATGAAGTGGAGCTTGTTTTGATTTACCGCTTCCCCatgcaacacgcacacacacccagtaTCACGAAAGAAAAGTTTCCTTGCCAACTGCACGCACACTGCTGCAGCAGCCTGTATCGCTACACACTGTCAAATTGTACCGGTAAAAAATTTGATCTATACTCCACATtctggcaacactgccacTCAATACTTCCTTACTTTTCCGAGCAGAGTGAAGGCGTCCATTCTTGTTCTCCCCAATAGTGAACAATTTtcctgtgttgttgttttttttttgattttcgGTGTTCGTAACAAAGTGGTAAGCAAGTTCCGGGtttgagtttgtttgtttgtgataAGTAAATGCCATTTGCAGAACGTTTGTGTTGGTTTACTAAGTTTTGTGAAATTTTCCTTCATCGAGCTCGTGAAAATGGATGCATATCCGCTGCGTGAAGGTTTTGCTAATAATCTTGCCTGTACTATCGTCCAGCTAGATCCGTTTCCGCTCATAATGTCGCACACCATCCTACTGCTTCAGCCGTGCGCAGATGCCAGCTCACGCACCTACTGCGACTACGAAACTGTTGGCGAGTGCATCGAGGGTGTGTGCAAGATCTACGAGGAGGTACTGCGACGAAGCAACCCGAATGCATCGACCATAACCTACGACGTCGGTCAGCTTTTCACCTTTATCGATGAGGTATGGCGTACCGGAAGATGCTGTAGTGCGTGTTGATCCAGAACCTagcgattttttcttcattccagTTTGCGGATCTTTGCTGTCTGGTGTATCAGCCAGCCACCAATACCTATGCACCGAAAACCAAGGAATGGGTAAAGGAAAATGTTTACCAGCTGTTGAAACGAGCGGCCGGCATTACGTCCGAGCCGGGTTCAGTTCCTCGTGCGACATCCACGCCGATCCCTAGCCGGGGAAATGGGACCGGTGCGGAGAACCACCCGGCAGACAAGAAAAGCCCAGACGGAAACCGCCGGACACTGTAGTACTCAATATGAAAATGCACTGCATGTGATCGTAAACGCGAACTTGGTTACCTCGCACAGTGTACACAGCTGTTTCGAGAGGAAGTCCATCATCTAAGTTAGAGTCGAGAACAAgttcatcatttttttttttcaatacacATGCTCACACATGTGCCTCACGATGTACGAAAACCATAGGAAAGTTCTAATTCAATCCAGCATACATCCACCCAGTTATTTTTAAACGCACGAGGCGTGATTTGTTAGTAGAAACGAGCAAGCAAAATATATTACCATGCCATCCCAGAAAATAGTTGTTAGCGGTGTATGAATCGCATTAAAACCAAGCGTTAATAAACAATCTTGCCGTTAAATGCAACTCGACACATTTAATTATTACTCGACAATACCGCTTTAGTGTCCATCGTCTGTTAATCCAATATCCAAGAAAGGCTTGATTGGTTCggtcgttcggtgtcattctcatggcacGATCTTCTCTCCAGAACCGGGAGAGTCTAATAACAATGGTGAGACCATCGTCAATGACTTAGTAAGCTACTGCTGTGTAGGAGATCCTTAAAGCAATTACGTCTACGAAATCAGTATTTGAAGTGGTCTCTGAAGATACTCCAGAACTTCGACTCTTACCTGTAGCACATGGCATTGAGAGTGTTCCATCCATTCGCAACTGACATGTGAAGCCGGTCAGCTTTATTCTAATAAGCCTGCTAAGCATTGCCAGCGATTCCAAAAGAGGGAAGATATGCTAGAAGTATCTACTAGGGTTTACCGGCTGGtaaagatctggtcagtgatTGATTTCctgtttcggaatcctctctgatagttttcGTGTATCTCTCCGAGTAATGAGACTTGTCGATGTTGAAGAATCATGGAGAAATGTACGATATTCTACACCGTAACGGTCATGTATTTGCTGCACTCTAGATTTACGCCCTTCTTGTAAaatgggatagatgatgcaATGAGTCCAATGAAAAGGCAACGATAGGCATCTGATAGCGAAGATCATTGTATGTTCAAAACCGGCAATGACAATCAAATCGTCAGCTATCGTCAAAACGTGCCAGTTTCGGCTAAAGAATGATAGCGCAGAATGATTTACCACAAAACTCTTGGTGCCACATGCGCAAGTGGTATCCGGTGCGGTGCGTGACCACCCGTGGTGGCACAGGACCTCCGTACCGCTGAcagcaaaaaataattttaacccACAAAAACACTTCAGAATAGAGAAGCAAAAAGAGCCCACACGCAAGTAACATCACCGGGAGCACAGGAACAACGCAAGTGTCCCCAAATGCGATGCCCGACCACCGACGAATGTTTACATTATAGCAAAGGACCAAGTCTTCGCGTTAGCATAAGTGGAGATGACGCTATTAAATTAACTCAACCATGCGAGATTCGGCAATCCACTGTGCGATAGCATTAACCGTTTTTTGAATAAAGAGTGAAAGAAAAGTCTTTCCGCCTCGCTTTGGCAATTAGAATCCAAACATGGAAATGAGTAttcaaaaattataatttaaataacGACGACTCTGCACTCTATTCTCGAACAAAGAATCTTGTGtaagtcttcttcttcagctctgccttccctccggatgttggtcccgcatTCCACTAGTACTctgtcggaagaattaggggCGAAATCGTGGCCTAAGATGAACGGTTAAAcactctctcttcttcttcttcttccttggcattacaacctcattcccctgccatttctggctttctgtgactgaattttacccatagcaaggtagtcagccctgcgtacggggtggCGATCTGgtcgggatttgaaccccggtcctgccgtgtaaagaccggcgctgctgtcgctCCGAACGCCCGCGGTTAAACACTACGCCTGGTAATACAGGAAAATGACAGGAAATGTAACCTGTCTAGCCTAAGCGAAGACGGTCACACCCGTCGTTCCAACATAGAGTGAGAAGTTACGAGAATCCACCATTAGGAACTAGTTTTGGTAGAACCAAGAAAATGCCAAACCATCTGATTCGAGTAGATCTGACACATGTAGAAGGAATTGCATGAGTGCTTTGGAATCGGCCATTCTTTCGCGTGACCGGATCACCAACGGTGGACGGTTACACAGGTTCTGGATGATTGAAAAAAATCGGAATCATCgcaaccgtccggaaccgttggAACCGTCTGGAATTGTAGTCGCCTAGTATTAGTGAGTATGAGCCAACCTCTGGTGTACGGGTTTTACAATTTTGTAAGGGGTGGATGCTTTTAATAACACTAGACGTAGACGTTGAAGACGATGCAACGAGttaaaggataaaaaaatctGTCATGGCATTTTACTGGTAGAACACCTGTGCTAAGTGAACGACAAGCTTCAGTagaatcatttttttctctcatagGTGAGCTCGCACTCACTTATGCTGGCCGACTACAatccggacggttccgaacGGTTCCGATAGTTCCGAACGATCCCGGGCGGTTCTGAGTGGAACCGACACTTCCATTTCCTTGGAATCAGAGCAGATGGACCGAACCCGGAGTGGAACCGTGAATGCGTTCTAGAGAACCCCCCCATTTTGCTCACGGGGTTCTCTGCGATTCGAACCTTTGTGGCGACTAGCAACTCCTTCAGATTGTTTCGTTAATACGTCTCTCAAAAGAGTTGTTAAACGATTCGAATCCCGCTGGTGAAGGTGTAAGAGTGAGTTAGTTCGTCGAGAAGAGTACAGAGTGACAGAGTCAATTCGCCAATAATTTCTTTCTTTGAGACCACATCATAACGCTAACGggatggttggttttattATATATTAGTAAACGTTTAATATCCACATGTTTCAACTTCACTCTACTGTCTTCCTATTAGACTGCACGTATTAGACACTTTCCGTTTAAAAAAGTTAACAATAAAGTAATGAAATATACAAACGAAACGTGTGATGAAACACGGAGTGTTCCAACCTATCTCTCTGCTCACCTCCACACAGTTCTTATGCCCTTTCGTGTAGTAAGCTGTTTGTTGCACCCTTTTCCCTAACCTTTATGCTGGGCGCCCAATATGCCGGGCAAAGTGTGTGATAGCGTGTGCCGTATTTTTGTATTAACTAGTATAACCTATACTATACTATCGTGTGCTCGTATAAGAGTCCCTGCTTGCCGAGTacctgtgagtgtgtgtgtttgtttgtgtggatTATTTATATTAGAGTTTTGTGTTCATTTTTACATGCCCGTGTCCGTTAAACGATTTCACCACGGGCAAAAATTCAAAGATTATGATGCAACGCCGCGAAAGGAGGGCGCacccaaaagaaaacaaaaacatgctcGGAAGGGCTTAGTAAGTAAAACCAATCAATGGTTGTAGAAAAAGAGAAAGTATAAAAATATGCATGCATGCAAGTGAGCGGCTCCAGCACCGTGGACAccgtaaacaaataaaaataaaaataaaaaaggacatAAAATAAAGGAAAGTGTACAAAAAAAGGATAGAAGAGTAGATGTATCAAACTACAAAACAGAGCATCCAGCACCCCACCTTTGCTTGACGATTAATCCTTCCGCAGCGAATCCTTGTTGAAGCTTCGAATGGCATCCAAAAGCGCCGTCCGCGGATCGATGGCCGGTGTCGCGGCGACGACGGGTGATTTCTTCACGATCGCACCCCGCACCACCGGTTGGGATGCTTTGGCCGCTGGGGCTGCTGGTGGCATCGGGGCGGGCGGTGGTGGCATGGGTGCGTTACCGACCGGCAGGGAAGTCGGTCGGGCAGGAGCCGGACTAGCAGCAGCTGTCGCCGTTACGTTCACCTTAGCAACCGTCGGTTCCGTCACGGGCCTGGAGGATGGCGTTGGATCGTTCGCCAGGATTTTATCCTTCAATCCGGTCCGTCGCAGTGTGTTCTGCGAGAAGGGCAACGAGCTGGGAGCCTCACCGTCCTCCACCAGTGGGACGGTCGTTTTGCGCAGCGTGCTCGTATCGATCATCGAAACGGGTCGCAATCGGGGCGTAGTGACTGTGGTGCTGCCGGTCGGTTCAATGTCAAGCGACTTAAAGCCACGCACGGTCGGCTGCAGGACTGTCGGTGGTTTTGGTCCGAAGCTCAACCGGCTAATGTTGGTGCTGAGGCTGCTAGCGGACGGAACGGTTCCGTTAATGCTTACGCTGCTTACGTTGCTCGTACTGCTACCGTTGTACGGTTCGTACCGGAAGGCAGGCTTTGGCTCGATTGGTGGTGGCGCTTGACGCTGGGCAACGTTCTTTTTGTACTCGACGGCACGCACGATCGGTAAGCGTTCGCCGGGCGGTGTTGCAGTGGCcggtttcggtgcggttgcCGGTAGCTTCACTACAGCCGGCGCTGCTTCTGGCTGCCGCACGTGagacactgctgctgctgctaatggCACATTCGAAACAACGTCTTCCGGTTGATCGACCTCGTGGATCGTTCGCCGTACGTATCCGCCGGTTGCGCTAGActccaccgtcgtcgtcgtcgacgtcgtGGTGGAGCTTCCACCCGGGCCGATACTTATCTTCGTGCTGCTCACATTGTTGACGTTCCGGAAGCCGCGTGGAAGCGTGGAGCTACCGCCGAACCGATAGTCCCGGTCCGATTTGATCGAGACGTCGATCTTGGGCCGTTCGTTCCACGTCGCGAAGCTTATCGTCGGCGGTCCCTGGTAGGTCCACTTTTTCGTGTCGGATTCGTTCGTGGCAGATGTAGCGGTGGCGGCCGCAGCACTGGAACTCTctgtgctactgctgctgctcaccacCGTGCTGTTGGTGGTAATGCTAACGACGGTCGTTTGCGGTTCCTTCCCGGCGACTGGGTGCTGTTGGACGATCTGgcgttgctgttgcttgttcTGCAACTTTTCATCATCGCTTTTCGACTCGCTAGCTAGATCGGGGAGCGATACTTCCGGTTTGGTGATCCATTGCTGCTCCTCGCTTTTAATCTTTTCTTCCACTGTTTTCTTCACAATCAACTCCTCAACAGCGTCTTGCTGTTTCGGCTCCTCGACGATCTTTTCCACCAACTTCTCAACCTTCTTCAAATCCTCCGTTTTGTTGGCATCAGCGCTTGGCTTAACCGGATCAGGCTTTGGTTCCTGCATCGgtaccggttccggttccggttcttGCTCTACCTTTGCCTCCTCAATGCTATCCTTACgcaccgcaccaccaccattcatGTGCACcttaccaccaccaacggtaCCCCCGTTCAGCTGCACCAGCGTGGAAATGTCGGTAAAACTGTTCCGCTTGATGGCAGCCATCGAGGGCAGTACGATTTCATCCGCCGACGGCGCATCCTCAACCGCACTACCATTCGTTTGGTGCAGATTGTTAATGCTGTTCTTGCGCGATGTGTTCAGGATGTTTTTGATCACCTCCAGGCTCTGCAGCGACGGGGAATCGCAGATGCTTAGCTCACTGGTCGATTTACGGCGATTGGCGAACGAGTTCGCAGCGGCCAGTGAGGCGGCACTGGTCGCGGCCCGATTTTCCCAGCGCTGCGCACCGATCAGGGAAATGTACGAGGTGCTGCGTGGCGTTAGCTGTAACGGTCCGGGTGCGCTTGTACCGGTTTGAGCGGGAGAGTTGAGCGATTGAATGTAATCGGAGCGGGTCGAATGGAACGAATCGGACCGATTGATCACCCTTGGGCTTTTGTTTAGCATTGTCAAGCTGCGACGCTTCACCGGTGCCAGCTCCTTTTTAGCGCTGGCAGTCGTATAACCGTTCGATGGACGCCCGATATGATCGTCCTCGTCGCTGCTTTGCGTAAGGGAGGCCGGCTTCCGGACGGTGATCGAATCGACCGATATCTTTCGGCGCACAATCGTCACATCCGTTTCGTCCTGCAGGTCTTTGCTGTCTTTAATCGTTTCCTTGCCGCTGCCATTCGCCACAACCGGTGCAACGCTGTCCGCACGTTCAATCTTCGGCGCATGCTGTTGTGTTCGGTCCTCAACGATCGTGGTGTTCGTCGTGGTGGTAGTTGTGCTGGTGATAATATTTTCCTTGTTTTCCGTGCTACTGTAGGTCGAAATCTTGAAATTCGCCAAACTGCTTCTATTCACGACGGCAATTTCCGCTTCCTCCTTTCGGCTCAGCTCAACGCCCTCACGCAGCAGCTGGTTCAGTTCGCTCATGACGCTCGTCTTCCGTTCGTTCAATGACTGGGCATCCGAACCGGTCGTTTTTCCACCACCGATCGATTCACTCAGCGTGGCCAACTCACCTTCGATGATTTTTTCTCGCCGTTTTTCCAACGTCTGTAACCACACGTCGCGTGCTTCCTGTGTACTGTCCGGTTCACCGTTTGTTTCCCCAGCTGCCGACCGATGGCCATTCTCGCCACCCACACGGTAACCATCCTCCAGGTCGGAGCTGATGTGTGGAACATCGTCCGACACGTGCGTGGTTGCATCTGTTTCGGTGGAAACACTCGCGGGACTTTCCGGTCGCTGGGATCGCTGAACAGCGGAAGCATAGAACGGTGGCTGCATCGTTTCACGACCGGCCGTTAGATCGAGCATGGTTTGAAGGCGCTCCTGAATGAACGGTTCAATGCGCTCGGTCGGTTCATCCGACAGGACGGTAAGCATATCGCTACGAAGTGTTGTGTTATCGACGAATGTTGACGCCGGCCGATAGAACTGACCACGCTCATCGTAATCGCTTGCCTTGATGGAAGCATCGGCAAAGGTTGGTGGTGCTGGCAGCTTGTACGTCCACTGTTCCTCATCCACCGTCGTACCGTTGTTTTCGGTCGATGGTTTTTCACCATCGTTCGGTTTGGTTCCATTGGAGATGGTTCCCGATGGCGTCTTCTTGCTTTGCTGCTCCCCTTCTATTCCATTGGAGGGCATTTTCTTCACCAGCGCTTTTCCGGACTCGATGTTGTAGATTTTAATTTCCTCATCCGAGCTGTTATCTCCGGGTGAGGCAGGTTGATCAAGGGAAGCGGCTTGATTACCACCAATCTGTACCTTCGATACGATGGGTGTGGTGGATGTTGGTTTTGATAGCGTATCGGCCACACCGTTACCGTTGCCGACAATTTTAATAGATACGGATGAGGTGGATCCGTTCTTCTGGTGTGTCTTTTCGCCAGAGGTTGGTGTGGTTGAGGTTACGACCGGATCATTCAATGGGGCCTGTTCTACGTTCAGCATCACCTTCGAtacgttctgctgctgctgctgctgctgatgcacgTAAGGAGCCCGGTGGACACTACCGTTGACGGCATTCAATCGCGATTCTAGAAGAAGAGGAGATAAACCACAGTTAAAACATTGGCGAAAATAGAAATTTGAATGTTCTATCTTACCTCTGTTACGTTGCGTATCATCCGGTTCGCTGCTAAAGTTAGAATCCGTCTCCGATATGGCCGCATCATTGTCCCTCAGTAGATCGAGTGTCGATCGGGTAAGCGCTCTCGGCGAAGGTGTCGGAACCGGTGAGGGAGTTGCAATGGTCGCTGCTTTCGCTCTTGGCGGCGGGGCTGGGGCTTTGGACTTTTTGGCTGAA from Anopheles stephensi strain Indian chromosome 2, UCI_ANSTEP_V1.0, whole genome shotgun sequence includes the following:
- the LOC118507038 gene encoding enhancer of rudimentary homolog isoform X2 translates to MSHTILLLQPCADASSRTYCDYETVGECIEGVCKIYEEVLRRSNPNASTITYDVGQLFTFIDEFADLCCLVYQPATNTYAPKTKEWVKENVYQLLKRAAGITSEPGSVPRATSTPIPSRGNGTGAENHPADKKSPDGNRRTL
- the LOC118507038 gene encoding enhancer of rudimentary homolog isoform X1, coding for MDAYPLREGFANNLACTIVQLDPFPLIMSHTILLLQPCADASSRTYCDYETVGECIEGVCKIYEEVLRRSNPNASTITYDVGQLFTFIDEFADLCCLVYQPATNTYAPKTKEWVKENVYQLLKRAAGITSEPGSVPRATSTPIPSRGNGTGAENHPADKKSPDGNRRTL
- the LOC118507037 gene encoding putative serine protease K12H4.7; its protein translation is MKYSSASVKVAALLLLGAIVIASGKSVDKVRRPFPGIERLAARREGIVPPKGYVSQSPRTVEGRFTSRVNHFDPQNRDTFEFNYLHNDQYYREGGPLFVVIGGHYPINPYFMENSHFRDVAAMEGAWLATNEHRYFGGSNPVPNYSTENLRFMRTEQVLFDLIEWIDFLRREVMGDPNARVILHGAGYAGTLASWARQRFPNIIDGAWASSAPVRATTNFEEFAVEVGNIIRVKGSDQCYNRIFQAFHTAENLIDAGVTEMVSEMFNTCEPVDAENQFEVEAFFFAMMLSLEAAMVEDFDIDNIGRVCDALTDDQFNTGLEALSAFLTERYSEARECFDLSLENFIRYLTDEDVDAPANLEYGLRQSVYHDCTEFGYFETTSSPDQPFGSKVTYDLFLAECQAAFGEWITEEVVYEGVRLTNFHFGATDPRVTNVLYTNGELDPFRQVSITEYTNLLANARVTPRAFFAEDVISISGMDSEELLETKQMAEQYITTWLGSPISPFRK